In the genome of Candoia aspera isolate rCanAsp1 chromosome 4, rCanAsp1.hap2, whole genome shotgun sequence, the window tatattaatgtatttaaatgcttTATGCAAGTGCCAAATAAGCATGCCCCAAAGATAATCGAGAAAAAGTCACCAGCTATTTGAATATTACTGACTCCAAAGATATACAGAGTAACTTTTGCTTGTAGCCACTGCAAATGCCAGAATTATAATAGAAATATCAATgaataaatacaaacaaaagcaCAAAACAGATTCTGCCATGTTTTATCTTCAAGAACAAAATGACAGCACTGATATAAGGCATTGGACAAAAATGTTTCTAGAGCGTCCCTTTTCAAATGCCTGCTCATCCTGGGGAAGGGAAACCAAGAGAACCGTTTCTTTCTCTCAGCTGTCAGAAACGAGAAGCAAAAAAGTTATATTTCAAGGACCTGCATCTATCCCAGTAGTCAACTTCGCCTCCTCAGACCAAATCCTATTTTGACTAGGGAAGCATGTTATAAAAACACTCAGTTCTGTTAGATGGCAAGGAACGCAAATATATTGGCCTTTTCACTCTTAAGGATTTGCTTCTACAAGCACTGCCTAGCTTTCTTAAACCTAGAACAGAGCTGAAAGAGGTAATATTTTTCCAGTGATAACGCAATTCCAATATGAAGAAGTCTAAATGGGAGACCAAGGCAAGTATTTTATCCTTCTTTGCCCCTTTTCCTGgcttttaaatttcctttttcctcccttaGTATTCATATCTCTTCAACCGCCATCAGGATTTGAAGCTTAACCTATTCATACAAGAGTTTTACATTTCATCACAAACTGCAGCATGTGATCTGACCAGAGCAACTGTCCTATGTGCAGgtgtaaaaaaaggaaacaagtaCACGTTGCATTCCTTATGTGATAGAATAAAATCACGTACGAGTTTAACATGATCTTGCACAGCAGCATATACTTCAATGCGGTGATGGCTTTGGGGCTGTCAATAGAATCATAACCTTCGAATGCCTCATAGAAATAAGAATATGCTGTCTTCCAGTCTTTTTCTTCTGCTGCGTGGATAATACCTATTAAAGGTGAAATAAAAAAGAGGTCTGACTGTAACTGTGGTACCTGGAGCACAAGATAAGGGAAAACACCACTGCCAAGTCCTATTTATTTCTCCAGCCAGAAAAGTCTTGACCTGCATTTATCATCTATCCCCTGCCCCTGGGTTGTGGAGTAGGGCAAAGAAGACTAATTTTATGTGTATGGCCAGAAAATTTACTAATTcccacaaaatatattttcataaacTCATGCAAAATAGTAAGTATAATTTGTTCCAATATTTGAAGTTTCACCTAAAATTCTTCTGATAGCAGACTGAATAAGATTCAAAACAACACCAAAGATATTAAGTACAGTAGTTGCTAAATCACAGAAGCCATGTCAAGGAAACAATCAAATTTATAACGTGGGATGAATTTTAATTAAAGAGCATCATCTAACAATTCAGATCAATGCTGTATCTAGTTGCTAATGACTTCCACTTAACTCTTATAAAAAGAAActtatttgttcttcttgcaatCTCTCACGCATCGGTCAGATGTTTCTATTTTGCATGAATTACACATATAAAATAAGgcaatttcttttcaaaatgctACAAGAAATCCAGCAATTACTGTACCATCCAAAACAGATATTCTCAGCCTACAGTAACTCTGAAATTATCTATTCAAACGTCATACAAAAATCTTTGGAACATACATCCTACAATCTTCCCTAGACAGACTGCTTCAGTGCGGTTCTGTCTTACAAGCATTTTTGCACTATTATAATTAttagatttttgtcttttttatattcaaggtggtgaacatacctaatatttctgcctcctattttcctcacaacaacggtgtgaggtgggctggactgagggagagcgactggcccaaagtcacccagccagctttcatgccaaagggaggcctagaactcacattctcctggtttctgggccagcaccttaaacactacaccaaactggctttttcttTTGTCTATGACCTGCAGTTTGTTCTGCCTATAAACCAGCCTTTCCTAATTTTGTGCTCCAGTTGTTCTAAGAATACAAGAATTCCTATGGTCCTGGACAGCTAGCAAGGTGGCTGGGGATAGGGTGCAGATCAAAATCATCTGGGGACTCAAGACTGAAAGGGCTGGATTTTATTTCTCAGAATGTGCAACTCCTGATGACTCAAGATCTATGCACCCATAATCTGAAAAGTACCCAGGCTTTACCTGATTGCATATCCAATGCTGCCTGCAACTTGGGTGGACAATAGATTGCGTTGGCTGTGGTTCGGGCAGAGGTTAATGCTGCTCTGGCTTTTGGCAGGTTGCTCAAGGCATGGTAGGTCTTGCTCTCTAGTAGCTGCACTTCCACTAACAAGGCCTTGTCATCCATCTTCTTCAACTCCCGCAAAAGTTGTGAGCCTGATAAAAGCAAGGCGGTGGTGGCATTCACATACATTAAAGGCCTTCCTCTGAATCCTTTAACTTAACTTGACCATAAAAAGAAAAGTCTAATACATTACTTTGACTGAGGTATAGGAAGAGTGAAAACAATACACACAAAGCTAATACACTAGGTGCGAAAACTAACATTTCTCTTTTTGGGCATCAATATACTTCCAAATACATCATGTATTTGTAACCCTAACTAATGGAATTAGCTGTTAATAAGATACCTTAACAATATTATTCTTGATATGTGAAGAACCCAGCACAGTTGCCAGTTGCTTAACTAAGTCACTATGAATTTTGTTTATAAACTGAATCTGAAAAATTCAGAACTTGTATTTTGTTTCAAACCTGCAACAGATAGACTGGGTTCTAGACATTTTACAAAACCATTATGGATTGGCTGCagttcagcaggaaaaaaaaagaatattttgctgTTCAGGGTTTTAGCTAAAACTATATCCTGTGGGAGTGATTTTATGGGATAAGTAGGGCAaaggtagggacgcggtggcgctgcgggttaaaccgctgagctgtcgatcggaaggtcggcggttcgaaaccgcgcggcggggtgagctcccgttgctcgtcccagctcctgcacaccaagcagttcgaaaacatgcaaatgtgagtagattaattggtaccgcttcggcgggaaggtaacggcgttccgtgagtcgtgctggccacatgacccggaagtgtctatgacaacgccggctccaaggctttgaaacggagatgagcaccgccccctagagtcggacatgactggactttacgtcaagggaaacctttacctttacctttagggcaAAGGTGGTGCAGATCACCTTTTTTCTCCCCTAAGCAACTTCCAGTGCAGGATATCCCTCTATCCTGCCCACCCAATTTTTCCAGCACCTTCCCCGTGCCCCACTCAACTGCCATTGATGTCCCAGTGCAACATACCCTGATGACCTACCACATAATCTGAACAAgcacctccctcccctccctccagtATCCCAGTACAGTAAGCCTCAGCAGCCTGTCCATCCACAATCTTTCTGGGCTCTTCCCCTCTCCTGATAGCCTCTATCAACACCAATGGCCTTGATTTTTCCCCACTCTTTACTCTTACAACCTACCCCTGAAAACACTTCAGCTTGTAACAAATATGTTTCAAACTGTTTCCAGATCAAAAAAGTgctatttcattccatgtctggACCAAACACATGTTCTCAGTTAACGCACAAGTCACCCCAAATTAGCTGTTTCATGTATGTACCATTTTACACATCCCTAGAATAACCCTAATTAATCATTAGGGTCATTCTAGGTGTGATTACAGAAGTCAGCTTACCTAACTGCAATGCTTCTTGATACCTTTTTGTGTCAAAATACAAAGAAACCAGCCTTGCCTAGAAGAGGGAAAAGAATTGTCATGAAAACTACTTtatgaatattatatatttatctaaGAGCCAATAGGTGTGAAATATGAAGCAGACAACACTCCTACTAATGTTTCAGGAGTGGcaagaaaacacagaaaaaaattagTAAAAAGTACATCCACAGTAATGCAAAAGAAATCTGGAGAACAAGTAATGGTTTTGAAATGAAAGCTGTTTCAAGGATTGGCAATGGTACAACAGAAACATGGAACAACATGTACTAACATGCATGTAGAATCACCATTTTATTAATGCATTTATATAAATAAGATCTTACTTCAACCATAACTGAGAAAGCTCTTTAAGAAGCAAAAAACATTTACATTATAAACTGGAGGAAAAACTGCCAGTAATAACATGTGCGTATCAGTCTGGAAGTCTAGCATGCTCCAAACTACTACTTGAGAACATACGATCAATAACCTAGAGAAAAGGTGATGTGAAATGTTTGAGTATGGTGTACTGGCATATAGGATGACCATATGTTACATCCTACCTCCAGAGCTTGGCGTAGGAATGTCCTCTTCTCTGATTTGGCCCATTCAATGCACTCAAGACATAGGTCAACCTAAAAGAAAAACTACATTCATTCAATTATTTTTCTACTATTTGTACCATCACTGCTGTCATAGTATCATTTTCTACATAAGCTGGCTCTGAACATTTGCAAGAGGACTTTTCAGAAACAGCTGCCAACGTTCTGAATTTTAAGTAGCATACCTGTGCCTGAATTTCAGTTGTCTCACCTCTTGTCCTGTTGCAGCTTCCATGTCTAGGAATAGGTCTAGCAGGGACCGAACCAGACGTGCTGCCTTTGCCTTGCTAATGGAGTTCAAGAAAGGACGCACATACTTCAGAAGTCCTCCAAGCTCTGTATTAACAATCAAATAATCAAGTAGCAATATAGCTCAGGATCTGAAATTGTATCAGAATGCATTATAAAAGGTTATGGTCATATTCTAGGGAAAGTGACCGCACAGTTCGAAATTTCAGCAGTCAGAGATAGAAAAGGCATATTCATATAAACTAACTCTGATTTCCATTACGGTTTTACCAtaagggtctttcccacatgtgTAATTGGAATACATCACTTTGCCTAATCGTTTTTCAACACTACTCTCTATTTCCTCCAgttctttgaaatgtttcttttatttatttccttagttTATGTGGCCACCTGTTCAccaggtgactctgggtgactaacaCCACCAGCAATGTTCAAAAATGATAAAATCATCATGGAAAATGCTGTGAACCAAATGGCTTATAAAAACTTACTATACTGCAATAAAGAAAAACTTCAGGTATTTAAACTATTTAGTAGGCCACAGTTGTATTCCAGATTACTATTATATGCGTGCATCCAGGAATAAGCAATATTTCAGATGTTGGAAGCTATAATTTAACCTCTTGAACTTCCAAACAATCCAAAGAACCCCACACCAAGTCAGCCAAAATCACCCTCCCAAACTGCAGTTTGGGGCCAACTGGGTTTTTAAAGGATGGAAATAGGAGTGTTTTTCTAATGCTAATTTGTAAAGGAAGCAAgccaaaaaagggggggaaaaaggaaaaaaaaatcacaccgtAGAAATCTATCCATTTTGCGACTGAATTAGTTCGAAGGGAAATCCAGTACTAATAATGATAAAAAGCAGTTGAATATGCATAACAAAAATTGGTTGCTTCCCCCCACACCTAAGCAACAGGATACATAATTGATTCAAGAGAATCAAAAGAAAGAACTCTTGACATCTATAACAGGTATGTAatgataacattttttttcctgatcctggaataaattttagaaCACTCCAAATCCTTACATTCTCATACAACAAAACTTGAAATACTTGAGTGTTCCCACAAAGGAGTCCTAAGCTCTTTTGTTTTTGACAACCCTTGTCAAGTCCTATTtaccacccaactcacacatcaACAAAAAACCATTTCTTTGGCTTGAGTTTTCTTCCTACTGAAAATACTCATATGATGAATGTTTTTAACACCTGGCAATCTGTCCACAAAGCTCAAACAAATAAAGCAACACAGTTTTTGCATTTTGCAACCTGAACACCCAAGAGCATCAGCAGAGGAGCTGTTAATTCATAGTGCACTGAACACACAGGGAGAACTATAAAGTCTAATCCAGTAACTCTAAATCCCTCATAGAAAAAGGTTCAAAATCTGTAGTAAACTTATTCATCAGGCTGTAGTGTTTTCATGTCCAAAACAGCACTCAGTCTCTGAACATGAGCTTCACTGATTCTCACTCTAACCCTCATACCCCTACTTGTTCTCTGCTCAACAATTTCTAGCCAAGAGCAGCACAAACAGAACCTGTGCCACCTGTTTTATTGGCTAATATGTGTTTCAAGTCTTGGGAAATATGGGAATGATAATCCAATATATTTGAAGGGAACCAGGTAAGAAAATTTGTCTTAAAATGTATGTGGGATCTGGAGAAGTATACTAACACAGTATTTGTCCCCTATTTGTCAAGGGCATTACAGCCACGTGTGATGCAgagggtaggcggcagtattgcaaccgaaactctccccatgacccgagttcgatcccacaggaagctggattctcaggtagccggctcaggccgactcagccttccatccttccaaggtccgtaaaatgagtacccagcttgctggggaagatgacgactggggaaggcaatggcaaaccacactgctatagtctgccaagaaaacatcgtgaaagcagtgtccctcccaaaagggtcagacatgactcggtgcttgcacaggggacctttcacctcccccccccatttgtcAAGGGCAAACTAGATGTGAAATTAATTGTATAACTGGCCTATAGCCATTTCATTCTTGGATAAATAGCAACTGGGGAAAATCTGGATTGTTATCATGAGGAACAAAGTCTCACCCTCTTTCTATGCCACAACTGTCACTTTGTAAAGAAATTACAAACTTATAAAGCCAACCAATTcacattgttttctgtttgttctgtTATTTAATCCTTATTTTGCTGTGATTTGCCTAGAGCCATTTGAAATGAAGCAGCATAGAAATGTTagtagtaaatacataaatattatgATCAACATTATATGTAGTTTGGCCCTTTAAAGTCTGATAGGCTTTAAAGATTATGAATACTTTAAGTCTTGTTCAGAAACAGATAATAATGGTGCataatatgttatttatttcaaaCCACAATAAATAGGCAGGCAAGATAATTTTCCACAAGCTACATTTTCTAAAGACCAGGTTCACATACTAAGTCACAATGTGACTTGTTTGGGCTTAGTATGCATGTAAACCTAGTCAGTGTTTATAGTTTATGGCTTTATGAAATGTGTGAAGCGAGCCATGGTTAAATCATGATTTAACATGGAGAAGCAGTggtgggaagacaaagaggttTAAATTGGATAATTCTTTGATCAAGACCAATTTGAAATTACTGGGTAGAATAAGAGAAAGTCTCCCCCTTTAGCCTTTATACTAATTTTAGAAAAACTGCTGGTGATGTGACCATTAAATTGCTTTAAACATAGGATTTACCTTCTGCCTGTCCTGTCTTGGCCAAAAGACTCCCGAGTTCCAGAATGCTCTGTTCTTTGACTTGGACTGCTTCTTCGTCATTCTCTTGAACATCACGTTTCACTGGGAAGATAAAAGTTTTGATCAAAGAAGAGCATATTTTAAATCAAAGACTGTTTACAATTCTCCCAAACTTCCATTTTAAATTTAACTTGCTTCTTGTAAGCCAAAAATACCTGCCTGACGGATTATTCAGAGTCCTGGACAAGGAGCAGAAAGATCCGCACCATGAGGCAGCTCATAAAATAGAATATTTATACAGTGTTTGATGTCAGCCCATTTGGCATTAATACTTGCATCAGCATAAATATGGCTGCAACTATGAAATGAATCTCCCTCACTCTTAAATGTGTTACTAGATACTGTAAATAAGACAATGCATACAAAGGTTTCCAGCACTAAGAACAGGTATGCCACCAGTGCCAGTGTATATGCATGAACAAACAGGCACAAAACCACTGTTATTCAGAGAAGCCAATTCAGTAAGCTTGTTTTTTAGAGTACCTGCACAGTACAGCAGCCAACATTTGAAGCCTGAAGGAAATACAAACTTTTTGCTTGAGAGACCATTCAATTATCTTCAGCAATACTGAGGGTGAATGTCATATACTGACTTGAAACAAAAAATACACCTCTTCACTATAACCTCCTATTGCTTACAAAAGGTTCATTGGCACAATCAGTCATTACACCCTAATTTATCTTCTTTCCATCCTGGGACAACTGGCAATGGAAAGAACAACATAACTGTCACCTATGATGGAATGCACTTAAAATTATAAagccacagggaaaaaaaaataatgctgtgtGGGTGACCTAAAATAAACTTTAGCGACAACAGGAGCTGTTCTCAGGACACAACAGTTCCCAACAGCAAAGTTACTGAGCCAAATTttgtttctcaattttttttttcagaaaaatcagAAACTCATAAAACTTATTTTGTCCTAAGGCGAACACTCACTGTTAAGCATAGCAAAGATGCATAGGAACCAATTCCCTGAATCAATCTTGTCTTTAAAAGCTCCAGTGACTAACAGCAGGATCCACTAAACACTGCAAGATCAGGGAACCTTCTGGTTATACCAAGTTGCCCTTGGTGGTGTACTCATCCCCCTCATCTCTCTTCTGCTGGCAAGCTCACAAAAATTAAAGATCCTCTACGGTAGGTGTACTGTACTCAAATTTATTTTGCCTGAGAAAGTTATGTTGTGTTACTGCTGGCTGACTTTTAAGTAACAAGTTCTACAGAAAATCAACtgaaatgtaatataaaatatatggaatAGAATATTTTAAGATATATGCATAAGAGGATGTGCACTGAAGGATAATTCTCATAGATAATTACAAACCCATTTTACAGCAAATTGGATTGTCTCTTACCTCCTGACTTGGAAACCCACCTATTCTGGAACGTGTCTAGAATTATATCATAATTAATTCAACCAAATTCCTTTTACATAAGAACATTACAAGGACAGTCCTTCTAAAATCAGAACTAAAGCTCATCTAATCTAGTAGTTAACCATATGCTCTCATGAAGCCCATTAATGGGCATGAGAGTAGTAGCCATCTTGTTCAATAACAGCAGCTGATATTTCCACACCACATATTTCCCTATGTGGAGATACGGAAGACTGCTGGAACATGAGCAAGCTCTAACCATCAATACCCTTACAGAGAAAAGTCAGGAACATTCAAAGTGTGCTCCACTAACAACTTTACTCATGCTGCTTCACCAATTTTTTCTATATCCAATCTCTGTATTAGCCCTTTTTAGATCCATCATTCTTACTACTGAGATGTAAGAACGGGTGGAGGAAGTAACAGGACAGTCCTATCAAGCACAGTATTAGCTGACAAGAAAATCCCAGctaaaaataaaccaataaaaacatCCAGAGTATACTAATTCACACTTGCAATTAGAGTCTTGACTTTCTACAACTAAGAAGTGAAATTTTTCATGACATGTAAAATGCATTATCATGTACTACCACCTGCCTGACAAAGCTAATGCTAAAAATACTGAATGATGAACATATTAAACAACTGGTAAACCAAGTGTAATTTACTCCATTACATATTCACTGTGACCAAGAATCCACTCTCCACTCCCATTAGAACATCAACCTATATTTCAAAAGCCCTCCAACTGATCATCAGCCCATACACACTTCTTTCCCAGTCTCTGTATACAGTCGTCCACTCATTACCTTTAGTGCCAGAGAAAGTAGCCTTTGAGTGGAGATccaaaaaagtgaagggggtgaAGGAGGCCTGACAGTCTGCTTAGAAAGTCACAGACTAGCCTAACAAGCCAGAGCAAAGGCTAGAAAGTAGGTGAAAAGCGGCAGCAGAACCCATTCCTAACAGGCAAATCCGCCCCGTTTAGCTTCTAATCCTCAGGCCACCCACTCTGATTAGAAGCCGATATGACAGAtcagagagccagcttggtgctCTGAGGCCACCTGTCAGCCTCGACCCTCCACTCAGCTCAATCCCAGCATTTCCTCACTGTCTTCCAACTCCGACTTGCTTTCTCCATTTCCACGAAGCGATGCTGAATATAGAGACCTACTCAAGCCGTTCCCACTGAGCCTTCCCATTTCCAAATTCTTCTTTCTTAGCAGCTCCCGCTTTCCTTCGGAGTTGCTCACAGTGAGTCAGCAGCGGTTCTAGCCAACCCGTCCAGGCCTATCATCAATCCTTTTCCACTATCGGCAGTCAAGTCGCCtgccagtcttccacttttcggCCGGCCCAACTCACCTATGGAGTGCAAAATGCCGATGGAGGCCTCGCGGTCAGTGCTCAGCAAAGACTGGGCGCGCTGGAACTCCAAGCCCGCCGCAGCCGCCATCTTAAAAAACCAAACTCGCTCACTCACGCCGGCCGGAACCACAGGGCCTTATTTCCACCGGAAACTGCTTGTCTAACTTCCTCCCCTTCGACTTTGCTGCGTCAAGCTATAATGATATAACTCTATGATTACTCACCAAGAAGCAGTGTTGGCTGGGAAATGTAGTATTTTATGAGCATCATAGAATCAAGTGGGTGGGTTGTTGCTGCTAGGAAACCAATGAAGGCGGAGTCAGGAGGTGCTGAACGATCTACGTCCTCCGCTAACTCAGCATCATAGAAGTACGTCGAATACGTAGATTATTAAGCACACGCAAACACGCCTTAAACTGGGGACCAAAACCGATTTAGCTGTTTGCTCATTTTTAATGCTTATCACCAGACCCTGGATTAAAATGTGAACAAGACTATTTCTAAGCGTCCGGGAAGTgccattcctcttttttttcagcaccCCCTCGTAAGTCCAGAGTAAGGAGACCTCTATTTCAGGTCAAAACCGAGTGATTAAGCCCCAGCACATCTCTTTTTAGCAACTTAATGGAAAACCGCATTTTTTTGAATGAAACATAAATGTTTCAGCAGATTAGAGCTATTATGCTTGATCACAGAGTCTGAGCCATTCTTCCTAAAAGTTACATGAAATGTTACTGGACTTCTTAAAATAACTGCACAGATTCAGGAGGTAAAATAAATTCGAGCTGCAGTGAGATAAATGTTTATATGTGTTTATACACATTTCTCTCACAGCAGCTTGAATTTACTTCTACCTCCTGATTCTGTGCACCTTGATAGCACTTGGTATCCAAAGCTTATCAGTTATATTACCTGAGAATTACTACAGCCTTGCAAAGTAGGTTAGCATTATCTCTATGTTACAGGAGAAATTGTCTAAATTCTCTAATAATTTCATGGCAAAAAGGAATGATTAAATAGTAGTTTCCTGGGTTACACTTAGCTATTGCACTTACTCTAATTGCCTAGAATGTCTTACCATACATCCTGCTGTATGCTCAGAATCTTTTCCATAATATACTTAAAACTACACACCAACACatccacgcacacacacacacatgacagCAGATTGTTAGAATTCTGGTTTCCATGGTGATGTTTTGCCACCACTTCCACTGCAATATGTTTCTATCCAGAACATTCCTTAAATTATATTGAAAAATGTCTGTTTCTCTGTATTCCTTTTGTGACATGTGACCTTGGAAAGTACACTGGTTTTTCAAAGACTAAAAAAGCCTGTATGTTAAATAAATAGCCTCTttaaataaacacacatacacatttttgtgCAATGCAACACTTCCTAGCTTTCCTGATCTCTAAGTGCAATAGCTTCAGTACTGCAATATAATCACTGCAGACTGCAGTAGGCTGAGTCTTTATTATGAGCCATGACAGTTCAATAGAGAAAAATCAGTAATATCAGTTATCTATACTTAGGCATTTATACTGCTATGGCTGGAAATAGAATGCTGAACTAATTTTAGATTGTGAGCTGGAAGCAAGGGacatgtgttttccttttttaaaaaatccatattataCATCCAAATATGgttctttataaatttattttcattccatCGCGGTTTATTAAGAATGTACTCTTTCTTTTGGCACTTCTATTTGTTTTCATGTTCATATTTACATCTTGATCTTTTGGATGAGTTTAAAATATCTTACATGAGCATCCTATTTGTCTCTAGGTACAGGTCAGGTCATGCATCTGTTGCTCTGAGATCATTCTCTGCACCGAACTAGGCTGAAGAAGGTGGTTTTCCCATGTTTCTTCAGGAGCTTCATGGTTGGTCCAAAATAAGgtgtttcttcccttgccagcACAGAATCTACCCATTTAACCCAAGGATCTAGAGAGGGCCTGTAGAGGGTCTCACCACTTTTTGAAGCATGGTCAGGTGATGGGCCCAGTGGCCCCTACTTTTGGCATACTGCCTTCCCCAGTGGTATGGATGGCCCAAATCCTGCTTATTCTTTTCAAAGAAGTTAAAGATTTCTCAAATAAGTTAAAGTCATTCTGTATGAACATGCTT includes:
- the PSMD11 gene encoding 26S proteasome non-ATPase regulatory subunit 11; translated protein: MAAAAGLEFQRAQSLLSTDREASIGILHSIVKRDVQENDEEAVQVKEQSILELGSLLAKTGQAEELGGLLKYVRPFLNSISKAKAARLVRSLLDLFLDMEAATGQEVDLCLECIEWAKSEKRTFLRQALEARLVSLYFDTKRYQEALQLGSQLLRELKKMDDKALLVEVQLLESKTYHALSNLPKARAALTSARTTANAIYCPPKLQAALDMQSGIIHAAEEKDWKTAYSYFYEAFEGYDSIDSPKAITALKYMLLCKIMLNSPEDVQALVSGKLALRYAGRQTEALKCVAQASKNRSLDDFKKALKDYKVELRDDPIINTHLGKLYDNLLEQNLIRVIEPFSRVQIDHISSLIKLSKADVERKLSQMILDKKFHGILDQGEGVLIIFDEPPVDKTYEAALETIQNMSKVVDSLYNKAKKLT